In Leptolyngbya sp. SIO1E4, one DNA window encodes the following:
- a CDS encoding VOC family protein → MAGEVSYLEIGAKNAHVSHLFFEQLLGWHFHPMGEANEGWFQTPSIKVGLHGNDPEPQIAVFFSVPDLATAIARVKELGGETDELEADEPGFGRFCACRDPQGVRFGLHQLPKD, encoded by the coding sequence ATGGCTGGCGAAGTGTCTTACCTTGAAATTGGGGCGAAGAACGCGCACGTTTCCCATCTCTTCTTTGAGCAGCTTTTGGGGTGGCATTTTCATCCCATGGGAGAGGCCAATGAAGGGTGGTTTCAGACCCCATCCATCAAAGTTGGGCTCCATGGAAATGATCCAGAACCACAGATCGCTGTCTTTTTTAGCGTGCCTGATTTAGCCACGGCGATCGCCCGCGTTAAAGAATTGGGCGGCGAAACCGACGAACTGGAAGCTGACGAACCGGGTTTCGGGAGATTCTGCGCTTGCCGCGATCCACAAGGAGTTCGCTTTGGCCTCCATCAGCTTCCGAAAGATTGA
- a CDS encoding AraC family transcriptional regulator, which produces MNQRQESERSKSYTWEHQVETPSEALKNWVCAYRGYRENTEQPICRLEVPKDRVILILGFGDRLHIHSVGSQSPASQYAAFVAGLGANPLITEHSGVQRCLEIELFPWAIHRLFDSAPAEFTQGCIHLEDLWGAQAHQLLEHLSEVPTWQGRFALVNRVLLEKVAASHAIPRPEIQWAWHHLESHGGCVPIGQLARTIGWSDRYFAARFREQVGITPKAAARRIRFNHALQLLKGDNPMGLSDIAATCGYSDQSHFAREFRLFTGCSAKVYQQAHFAGLPGIPGHIVEE; this is translated from the coding sequence ATGAATCAGCGCCAGGAATCAGAACGGAGCAAGTCATACACCTGGGAGCATCAGGTGGAAACGCCGTCTGAGGCGTTAAAAAACTGGGTGTGTGCTTACCGTGGCTATCGCGAAAACACCGAGCAGCCTATCTGCCGGCTAGAAGTTCCCAAAGACCGAGTCATCCTGATTCTGGGATTTGGCGATCGCCTGCACATTCATTCTGTCGGGTCTCAATCCCCTGCGAGTCAATATGCAGCCTTTGTCGCAGGATTGGGCGCAAATCCGCTAATTACAGAACACTCAGGCGTGCAGCGTTGCCTTGAGATAGAACTGTTTCCCTGGGCAATTCATCGGCTGTTTGATAGCGCGCCCGCCGAGTTCACCCAAGGATGCATTCATTTAGAAGATCTTTGGGGAGCCCAAGCTCATCAACTCTTGGAACACCTGAGTGAAGTACCGACTTGGCAAGGTCGCTTTGCGCTAGTCAATCGAGTTCTGCTGGAGAAAGTTGCGGCTTCCCATGCAATTCCGCGACCCGAAATTCAGTGGGCGTGGCATCATCTTGAAAGCCACGGTGGGTGCGTGCCTATCGGACAGCTTGCTCGGACCATCGGCTGGAGCGATCGCTATTTCGCGGCCCGTTTCAGAGAGCAAGTCGGCATCACTCCTAAAGCGGCAGCTCGGCGCATTCGATTCAATCACGCGCTTCAACTCCTCAAGGGTGACAACCCTATGGGCCTTAGTGACATTGCTGCAACGTGCGGCTACAGCGATCAGAGCCATTTTGCTCGAGAGTTCCGTCTATTTACTGGCTGCTCTGCCAAGGTGTATCAACAGGCTCACTTCGCTGGATTGCCAGGGATTCCGGGCCACATTGTTGAGGAATAA
- the selD gene encoding selenide, water dikinase SelD: MQVEQPIVKDLVFVGGGHTHAIVLRKFGMKPLPGVRLTLITNLVDTPYSGMLPCHISGLYDFDASHIDLRPLSRFAQCQLLMDSAVDIDVDNQRVICAHHPPVAYDVLSIDIGSTPATVDVPGAADLSIPAKPVPNLLKAWNQFLDEVRQSPPGPIAISVVGGGVGGVELTLNMQIRLWHLLDELGRSRQDLSIHLFHRGAEIANGRNRSTRRLLTRRFVERGIHLHLQESVCAVEATPENQRVVRCESGLKTVCARVFWVTNASAPSWIRNTGLATDEAGFMLVEDTLQSCSHPNIFAAGDVATMKHHFRPKAGVFAVRQGPPLFHNLQAAVQDQPLIPFRPQKQYLNIIDTGGGSAIASRGPFTVESKLMRAWKDRIDRTFMGLFSDFPEMAPARQQVTPRSGLPDAAIPAMYCAGCGSKVGSDVLTQTWQRLQTTESANAVNPGNVPKSIVLGLNALDDAAVVKVPAGKLMVHTVDFFRALVNDPFVFAQIVVKHCLNDLYAMGATPHTALAIATLPHAVADKQAETLFHLLSGVQKALLHTQTALVGGHTTEGAELALGLACNGLVSPEAILRKQGMQVGDALILTQPLGTGTLFAADMRKVAKGRWIENAISHMIQPSEAAIRCFQQHGVTACTDITGFGLLGHLLEMIQASRVAVALDLQNLPVLFGAQETLQRGIVSSLQAQNGQAARALKNATSYAHHPDYPILFDPQTAGGLLASVPGDRAADCVTQLRVLGYTTSTCIGEVVALAGPEPPVTIRKW; encoded by the coding sequence ATGCAGGTTGAACAGCCGATTGTGAAGGACTTGGTGTTTGTGGGGGGTGGTCACACCCATGCGATCGTGTTGCGCAAATTTGGCATGAAGCCTTTGCCAGGGGTTCGTCTTACCCTGATTACTAATCTGGTGGATACGCCCTATTCCGGGATGCTGCCGTGCCATATTTCTGGCCTGTATGATTTTGATGCCTCCCACATTGATCTTCGCCCGCTAAGTCGCTTTGCCCAGTGCCAACTGCTGATGGATAGCGCTGTGGACATTGATGTTGACAATCAACGGGTGATTTGCGCCCACCATCCGCCTGTGGCTTACGATGTCCTCTCTATTGACATTGGCAGCACCCCAGCAACCGTCGATGTTCCGGGTGCTGCAGACCTCTCAATTCCCGCAAAACCGGTCCCTAATTTGCTAAAAGCGTGGAATCAGTTTCTAGACGAAGTGCGGCAGTCACCGCCAGGGCCGATCGCGATCTCAGTGGTCGGTGGCGGCGTTGGGGGGGTAGAGCTGACCCTGAACATGCAAATACGGCTATGGCATTTGCTAGATGAGCTGGGGCGATCGCGCCAAGACCTGTCTATTCATCTTTTCCACCGAGGGGCAGAGATTGCCAATGGTCGCAACCGGAGCACCCGGAGACTCTTAACCCGTCGATTTGTGGAACGGGGCATTCATCTGCATTTACAGGAATCGGTGTGTGCTGTGGAAGCAACGCCAGAAAATCAACGCGTTGTGCGATGTGAATCGGGTCTTAAAACGGTGTGCGCTCGCGTTTTTTGGGTCACCAATGCTTCAGCCCCCTCGTGGATTCGGAATACGGGGTTGGCTACCGATGAGGCGGGGTTCATGCTGGTAGAAGACACCCTGCAAAGCTGCTCCCATCCCAACATCTTTGCGGCGGGGGATGTTGCCACTATGAAACATCATTTCCGCCCTAAAGCAGGCGTCTTCGCGGTGCGGCAAGGGCCACCGCTTTTCCATAACCTGCAGGCCGCTGTACAAGATCAGCCCCTGATTCCCTTTCGACCTCAAAAGCAGTATCTCAACATCATTGATACCGGAGGCGGCAGTGCGATCGCCTCTCGGGGGCCGTTCACCGTTGAATCTAAGCTCATGCGGGCCTGGAAAGATCGCATTGATCGCACATTCATGGGCCTATTCTCAGACTTTCCTGAAATGGCCCCTGCCCGTCAGCAAGTGACGCCTCGCTCAGGTCTCCCCGATGCTGCGATACCGGCCATGTACTGTGCTGGGTGTGGCTCTAAAGTCGGCAGCGATGTCCTCACTCAGACTTGGCAGCGTCTGCAAACGACAGAGTCGGCTAATGCCGTCAACCCCGGGAACGTTCCCAAGAGCATCGTACTTGGGTTGAACGCCCTGGATGATGCAGCAGTGGTCAAGGTTCCTGCTGGGAAGCTGATGGTGCATACTGTGGACTTCTTTCGCGCCCTGGTGAATGACCCCTTTGTGTTTGCCCAGATTGTGGTGAAGCACTGTTTGAATGACCTGTATGCCATGGGGGCCACCCCGCACACTGCATTAGCGATCGCCACGCTACCCCATGCCGTTGCAGACAAGCAAGCCGAAACCCTGTTTCACTTACTATCAGGGGTGCAAAAAGCCTTACTCCACACCCAAACGGCGCTGGTTGGGGGGCACACCACTGAAGGGGCGGAACTGGCTTTGGGCTTAGCCTGTAATGGGCTGGTTTCCCCTGAAGCGATCCTGCGTAAGCAGGGTATGCAAGTGGGTGACGCGCTCATCTTGACCCAACCTCTCGGTACCGGCACGCTGTTTGCTGCAGACATGCGTAAGGTCGCAAAAGGGCGCTGGATTGAGAATGCCATCAGCCACATGATTCAACCCAGCGAGGCGGCGATAAGGTGTTTCCAGCAGCATGGTGTCACAGCCTGCACGGATATTACTGGGTTTGGGCTGCTCGGCCACCTGCTAGAAATGATCCAGGCATCTCGCGTGGCTGTGGCGCTCGATCTACAGAACTTACCCGTCCTTTTTGGAGCGCAGGAGACCTTGCAGCGAGGCATTGTCAGTTCTTTGCAGGCTCAGAATGGGCAGGCGGCGCGGGCTCTCAAAAATGCCACATCCTATGCTCACCACCCTGACTATCCCATTCTGTTTGATCCTCAAACTGCAGGGGGGTTGTTGGCCAGCGTACCGGGCGATCGCGCGGCTGACTGTGTGACCCAACTGCGGGTATTGGGGTATACCACCAGCACCTGTATCGGAGAAGTCGTCGCCCTGGCAGGGCCAGAGCCGCCCGTTACAATCAGGAAATGGTAA
- the mnmH gene encoding tRNA 2-selenouridine(34) synthase MnmH: protein MVKTVAIQDFLMAAGPILDVRSPGEYSHGHIPAAISFPLFNDEERAQVGICYQQQGRDAAVELGFDLLGPKLGAMVRKAQAIAPEKMVRVHCWRGGMRSGGVAWGLQMAGFQVMTLEGGYKSFRRWVRQVVSTPRNLIVLGGMTGTGKTHILHALKQQGEPTLDLEALANHRGSSFGSLDMPPQPSTEHFENLISDRLIQLDPRRPVWVEAESRGVGTCRIPAEFFQQMEAAPTLEIVRPLEERLEILLEMYGQTDRAALIQATERIRKRLGGQRTQAAVESIRNERPHEVCKILLDYYDRTYRYGLEQRNQVIPQIDVAGLSPEEAARLLIAKAPFLVSASVPLE from the coding sequence ATGGTAAAAACGGTTGCAATTCAAGATTTCCTGATGGCAGCAGGGCCTATTCTAGATGTCCGCAGTCCAGGAGAATATAGCCATGGCCATATCCCAGCCGCTATCAGTTTTCCCCTGTTCAATGACGAAGAGCGGGCACAGGTGGGGATTTGCTATCAGCAGCAGGGACGAGATGCTGCAGTAGAACTGGGGTTTGATCTCTTAGGGCCAAAGTTAGGAGCCATGGTGAGGAAAGCCCAGGCGATCGCCCCCGAAAAAATGGTGCGAGTGCACTGTTGGCGCGGGGGAATGCGCAGCGGCGGCGTTGCCTGGGGGTTGCAGATGGCGGGCTTCCAGGTCATGACGCTGGAAGGGGGGTATAAATCTTTTCGGCGCTGGGTGCGCCAGGTGGTCAGCACGCCTCGTAACTTGATTGTGTTAGGGGGTATGACGGGAACCGGTAAAACCCACATTCTCCACGCCTTGAAGCAACAGGGCGAGCCAACTCTGGATTTAGAAGCCCTGGCTAACCATCGTGGCAGCAGCTTTGGCAGCCTCGATATGCCCCCTCAGCCCAGTACCGAGCATTTTGAAAATTTAATTAGCGATCGCCTGATTCAGCTTGATCCTCGACGGCCGGTTTGGGTCGAGGCCGAAAGCCGTGGCGTAGGCACCTGCCGGATTCCTGCTGAATTCTTTCAGCAAATGGAGGCCGCACCCACGTTGGAAATTGTGCGTCCTCTGGAGGAAAGGCTAGAGATTTTGCTCGAGATGTATGGGCAGACTGATCGGGCTGCCCTCATTCAAGCTACAGAACGTATTCGTAAACGGTTAGGCGGCCAACGCACCCAAGCGGCAGTCGAGTCGATTCGCAACGAACGCCCCCACGAGGTCTGCAAAATTCTGCTGGACTATTACGATCGCACCTATCGCTATGGCCTAGAGCAACGCAACCAGGTGATTCCTCAAATAGATGTGGCGGGCTTATCACCTGAAGAGGCGGCGCGACTGCTGATTGCAAAAGCCCCTTTTTTAGTTTCGGCCAGTGTACCCCTGGAATAA
- a CDS encoding S8 family serine peptidase: MKRLPITSILLGITLAFLLHYFPSPASSLAQDAQPTRGQVPLQGEFDSIVLDFHETPEVLSQLPDVLTALSTNFNLNPTLNSEFSEADNIYVVPGDRALLKDLQTSTLVSKTEFIEPNYIYSKDGFSVNDPDYDKQWNLRQIEAESAWEKRVNGQGVTVAIIDTGISQGPDLAKTEFVAGYDFVNDRTDASDDNGHGTHVAGTIAQSTNNGYGVAGIAHGAKLMPLKVLNRGGSGTISDIAEAIRFAADHGADVINMSLGGGGESALMREAIDYAYGKGVVIVAAAGNESRNSASYPALYPNVIGVSAIGPNGEKAVYSNYGEGVDIAAPGGVTGERELDGILQETINPRTSGEFQFKHFQGTSMASPHVAGVAALIKSQHPNMSPEQVWEVLQASAQSVEGDRQNHFGVGYLNAKQAVQGTSPIRFDFSGLNWKDMAFKLSISALLSWLLIPRGSNFNPWNFTFLLGIVLGSIGLFFFRAIYIANVPHWPLRLVGSAIPELGGAIWNNATLNPIFASVLIPFGLMTLLVSHRSLKWVSLGIAIGMTAFMVVATFGAPSILWIGTGRVAQIYLLANAVICGILTALFFRVALDNQQANP; the protein is encoded by the coding sequence ATGAAGCGTCTTCCTATTACCTCTATTCTTCTGGGGATCACTTTAGCGTTTCTGCTCCATTACTTTCCATCACCTGCCAGCAGCCTTGCCCAGGATGCTCAACCGACCCGTGGACAGGTTCCACTGCAGGGAGAATTTGATTCTATTGTTTTAGACTTTCACGAAACGCCTGAGGTGCTCTCGCAGTTGCCTGATGTTTTGACCGCTCTCAGCACAAATTTTAATCTAAATCCTACGCTCAATAGCGAATTTTCAGAGGCCGATAATATCTACGTGGTACCCGGCGATCGTGCTCTCCTAAAAGATTTGCAGACCTCTACTCTGGTGTCTAAAACTGAGTTTATTGAGCCGAATTACATTTACTCCAAGGATGGATTTTCAGTCAACGACCCAGATTATGACAAGCAATGGAATTTGCGCCAAATTGAGGCAGAAAGCGCTTGGGAAAAGCGAGTCAACGGTCAAGGTGTAACCGTCGCCATCATTGACACTGGCATTAGCCAAGGGCCGGATTTGGCTAAAACTGAATTCGTGGCGGGTTACGACTTTGTCAACGATCGCACGGATGCCTCTGATGACAACGGTCATGGTACCCATGTTGCCGGTACGATTGCCCAATCCACCAATAATGGCTACGGCGTTGCTGGAATTGCCCATGGGGCTAAGCTCATGCCCTTGAAAGTGTTGAATCGTGGTGGATCTGGCACGATTTCAGATATTGCAGAAGCCATTCGCTTTGCAGCCGATCATGGCGCCGATGTGATCAATATGAGTCTGGGGGGTGGCGGAGAGTCGGCGCTGATGCGTGAGGCGATTGATTATGCCTATGGCAAAGGGGTTGTGATTGTCGCTGCTGCGGGTAATGAGAGTCGCAATAGCGCTTCCTATCCAGCCCTATATCCCAATGTGATTGGGGTTTCAGCCATTGGTCCTAATGGGGAAAAGGCGGTTTATTCCAATTATGGTGAGGGTGTGGATATTGCGGCACCCGGCGGTGTGACAGGAGAACGTGAACTCGACGGCATCTTACAGGAGACGATCAACCCACGAACCAGTGGTGAGTTTCAGTTCAAGCATTTTCAAGGGACTAGCATGGCTTCTCCCCATGTGGCTGGGGTGGCTGCGCTGATCAAATCTCAGCATCCAAACATGTCCCCCGAGCAGGTTTGGGAAGTCCTTCAAGCCTCTGCTCAGTCTGTTGAGGGGGATAGACAAAATCACTTTGGTGTGGGGTATCTCAATGCCAAGCAAGCGGTTCAAGGAACATCGCCAATTCGGTTTGATTTCAGTGGCCTAAATTGGAAAGATATGGCCTTCAAACTGTCGATCTCAGCCTTGCTCAGTTGGCTGCTGATTCCCCGTGGCAGCAACTTCAATCCTTGGAATTTCACCTTCCTGTTGGGGATTGTTTTGGGCAGTATTGGGCTATTTTTCTTCAGAGCTATCTACATCGCAAACGTTCCTCATTGGCCACTCCGATTGGTCGGCAGTGCTATCCCAGAACTCGGGGGAGCCATTTGGAACAATGCCACGTTGAATCCGATATTTGCGAGCGTTCTAATCCCCTTCGGTTTGATGACGTTGTTGGTGAGTCATCGCAGCTTGAAGTGGGTGTCTTTGGGGATTGCGATTGGCATGACTGCATTTATGGTAGTTGCCACTTTTGGCGCCCCAAGCATCCTGTGGATCGGGACAGGCCGTGTTGCTCAGATTTATCTACTCGCGAATGCTGTAATTTGTGGCATTCTCACTGCTTTATTCTTTAGAGTTGCCCTAGACAACCAGCAGGCTAATCCCTAG
- a CDS encoding Crp/Fnr family transcriptional regulator, with product MTLTKKLPDQLPDQSTTQHFPIRSAIPLRSDVLWRIEQGVVRTFTWHAEGTLIVLGYWRVGDVVGQPLSRLCPYEIECLTDVKISALPTNIWDQSLEAVFIHLQQVEELHCIFRTQSVLERLKRFLRWLAQKFGHKIEQGWLIDLQLTDQEISEAIGVSRISVMRLLLWLEQENQVIRDRGRFILLQSSDISWIY from the coding sequence GTGACACTTACGAAAAAGTTGCCAGATCAACTGCCAGATCAATCCACAACCCAGCACTTCCCAATCCGTAGTGCAATTCCTTTGCGATCAGATGTATTGTGGAGAATTGAACAAGGCGTTGTACGCACCTTTACCTGGCATGCAGAGGGAACGTTAATTGTTTTAGGGTACTGGCGTGTGGGGGATGTTGTGGGTCAGCCTCTATCGCGGCTATGCCCTTACGAAATCGAGTGCTTAACAGACGTGAAGATTAGCGCTTTACCGACCAACATATGGGATCAATCGCTGGAAGCGGTATTCATACATTTGCAGCAAGTGGAAGAACTGCACTGTATCTTCCGGACTCAATCTGTGCTGGAGCGATTGAAAAGGTTTTTACGATGGCTGGCTCAAAAGTTTGGCCACAAGATTGAGCAGGGCTGGTTGATTGATCTGCAATTAACAGATCAGGAAATTTCGGAGGCAATTGGGGTATCACGCATTTCGGTGATGCGTTTGCTGCTCTGGCTTGAACAAGAGAACCAAGTTATTCGCGATCGCGGTCGATTCATTCTTTTGCAAAGCAGTGACATCAGCTGGATCTATTGA
- a CDS encoding Photosystem Q(B) protein 1, producing MSYDVPASPKLQIIQGWQRFCDWISSTQNRIYIGWFGVGMIPTGLVAATCFLLAFVVAPAVDMDGIREPINGSLLSGNSIITAAVIPTSAAIGLHFYPLWEANFIEEWLYNGGPYQLIVLHALLAIWCYLGRMWELSYRLSMRPWIPVAFSAPAAAATAVFLIYPMGQGSFSEGLPLGITGTFHFMMTFQADHNILMHPLHMLGVAGVFGGSVLSSWHGSLVTSSLILETSEFESANAGYKFGQTAETYNLFAGHGGFWGRLTIPSLAFRDKGTIHALLAVFPTICIWCTALGVGTMAFNLNGFNFNHSILDSSGRVVPTYADVINRANLGAQVMHSPNAHHFPLLLAATEQLPSDITTDSLVM from the coding sequence GTGAGCTACGACGTTCCAGCCAGCCCAAAATTGCAGATAATCCAGGGGTGGCAGAGGTTTTGCGACTGGATTAGCAGTACCCAGAACCGTATCTATATCGGTTGGTTTGGTGTTGGGATGATTCCCACGGGGTTAGTGGCGGCCACTTGCTTTTTGCTGGCTTTTGTAGTGGCACCAGCCGTGGATATGGATGGGATTCGTGAACCCATCAATGGCTCGCTGTTGAGTGGCAATAGCATCATCACAGCAGCCGTCATTCCGACTTCTGCAGCGATCGGCCTACATTTTTACCCCCTCTGGGAAGCCAATTTTATTGAGGAATGGCTCTACAATGGCGGGCCTTATCAGCTCATTGTGCTACATGCGCTATTGGCTATTTGGTGCTATCTGGGTCGCATGTGGGAACTCAGCTACCGTTTGAGCATGCGCCCTTGGATTCCGGTGGCATTTTCTGCGCCAGCTGCTGCTGCCACCGCTGTTTTCTTGATTTATCCCATGGGGCAAGGCAGCTTCTCAGAAGGTTTACCTTTGGGCATCACCGGCACCTTCCACTTTATGATGACCTTCCAAGCAGATCACAATATTTTGATGCATCCTCTCCATATGTTAGGGGTCGCCGGTGTTTTTGGGGGGTCTGTACTCAGCAGTTGGCATGGTTCTTTGGTGACATCCAGCCTGATTCTGGAAACGAGTGAGTTTGAATCAGCAAATGCGGGATACAAATTTGGCCAAACAGCAGAAACCTATAATTTGTTCGCTGGTCATGGTGGCTTTTGGGGACGGTTGACGATCCCCAGCTTGGCATTTCGCGACAAGGGCACCATTCATGCGCTGTTAGCCGTGTTTCCCACGATATGCATTTGGTGCACCGCATTAGGCGTGGGCACCATGGCATTTAACCTAAATGGATTTAACTTTAATCACTCGATTTTGGATAGTTCAGGGCGCGTTGTTCCAACCTATGCAGATGTTATCAATCGAGCCAATTTAGGGGCTCAGGTCATGCATTCTCCAAATGCACACCATTTTCCACTTTTGTTAGCGGCGACTGAGCAACTTCCCAGCGACATCACTACAGATTCTCTTGTGATGTGA
- a CDS encoding metal ABC transporter permease: MLHWLIEPLQFEFMRNSLSMGILLGILCAIVGSYMIVQQMGMMGDMISHSVMAGLPIAVFLGLPLSVGALVAGVASAVVLSSIESQSRLKLDSIMALVLASFLAIGTTLVTVLPGADQIDLIHVLFGNILGVNRGDLMLTFGIAVLILIAIWLFYKELLFYTFDPVGAQAGGMPVRWYYLGIVTAISMTVIASLQTVGVLLVIAMLVAPGMTAYLLVKELHTMMTIGAFLGAVSSIMGMYLSYYLDIPSGSAIVLVAFGLFILAFLFSPSQGVLTQSRVFRARIALPEKPMK; encoded by the coding sequence ATGTTGCATTGGTTAATTGAGCCCCTGCAGTTTGAATTCATGCGCAATTCACTATCTATGGGGATATTGTTAGGCATCCTCTGTGCCATCGTCGGCAGTTACATGATTGTGCAGCAGATGGGCATGATGGGCGACATGATTTCCCATTCAGTGATGGCAGGCTTACCCATCGCTGTTTTCCTGGGGTTGCCGCTTTCGGTGGGGGCGTTAGTTGCTGGGGTTGCGAGTGCCGTCGTTTTATCCAGCATTGAATCTCAATCTCGGCTCAAGCTTGATTCAATCATGGCGCTGGTTTTAGCGTCGTTTTTAGCGATCGGCACAACGTTGGTGACCGTCTTACCCGGCGCTGATCAAATTGACCTGATTCACGTCCTGTTTGGCAACATCTTGGGCGTGAATCGCGGTGACCTCATGCTGACGTTTGGCATCGCAGTCTTAATCTTGATCGCGATTTGGCTGTTTTACAAAGAACTGCTGTTCTACACGTTTGACCCTGTCGGTGCCCAGGCCGGGGGAATGCCAGTCCGCTGGTATTACCTGGGCATTGTGACGGCCATCAGTATGACTGTGATTGCCAGCTTACAAACAGTAGGCGTTTTGCTGGTGATTGCAATGCTCGTCGCCCCTGGAATGACCGCCTACCTTCTCGTCAAAGAATTACACACCATGATGACGATCGGGGCTTTTTTAGGCGCAGTGTCGAGCATTATGGGGATGTATTTGAGCTACTACCTAGACATTCCATCAGGGTCGGCGATTGTCTTAGTGGCATTTGGCTTGTTCATTCTGGCGTTTTTGTTTAGCCCCTCTCAAGGGGTTTTGACCCAATCTCGGGTCTTTCGGGCTCGGATAGCGTTGCCAGAAAAACCGATGAAATAA
- a CDS encoding metal ABC transporter ATP-binding protein — MLQVQNLSVSYRETCALRDVSCTFRAGELVGIFGPNGAGKSTMVKAMLGLIQSVKGLALLQGQPLLRQLSQVAYVPQRSQIDWDYPITVWNVAMMGRTIHTGLFRRPSRQARELVKASLARVGMYELRNRSISELSGGQQQRVFLARALAKEADLLIFDEPFTGVDRKTESIMFEIFSELKAQAKTLLVISHDLSETLEHYDQLMLLNKRLIAMGPRQEVMTDENLHTAYEGPVRFAAA; from the coding sequence ATGCTGCAAGTCCAAAATTTGTCGGTCAGTTATCGCGAAACCTGTGCCCTGAGAGATGTGAGCTGCACCTTTAGAGCGGGTGAATTGGTCGGCATTTTCGGCCCCAACGGTGCGGGCAAAAGCACCATGGTGAAAGCCATGTTGGGGTTGATTCAGTCTGTTAAAGGCTTGGCCCTATTACAAGGTCAGCCGTTGCTGCGGCAACTCTCCCAGGTAGCCTATGTGCCGCAGCGATCGCAAATTGACTGGGATTACCCCATTACCGTATGGAATGTGGCAATGATGGGACGCACGATCCACACCGGATTGTTTCGGCGACCCAGTCGTCAAGCCCGCGAACTCGTCAAGGCGTCGTTGGCGCGAGTGGGCATGTATGAGCTTCGCAATCGCAGTATCAGTGAACTGTCCGGCGGTCAGCAACAGCGTGTCTTTTTGGCTCGGGCCTTGGCCAAGGAGGCCGACCTCCTGATTTTTGACGAACCCTTCACCGGCGTCGATCGCAAGACCGAGTCCATCATGTTTGAAATCTTTTCAGAACTGAAAGCCCAAGCCAAAACGTTGCTGGTCATTAGCCACGACCTGAGCGAAACCCTGGAGCACTACGATCAGCTCATGTTGCTTAACAAACGCTTGATTGCCATGGGGCCTCGGCAGGAAGTGATGACCGATGAAAATCTCCACACAGCTTATGAAGGCCCAGTCCGCTTCGCAGCAGCTTAA
- a CDS encoding zinc ABC transporter substrate-binding protein, with protein sequence MSGCFRPQSRSVWGAIALALALGITSCASTNTSNPAEVSSAETTDPEATAAVAAGENPSIVASYSVLCSMVEQIAADVLEPDCLISYDRDPHTYEATPSDRQAIEQADAVFYAGLNFEPSIIQMAEATTTPAPKVAVHEEAVGELIEVEGEGEVAPDPHIWHDVENGIRMVQLIEATLSGVDPTNAETYTRNATALISELERLDVWIPEQIATIPENLRRLITTHDAMSYYARAYGLTVEGTLLGISTEEEPTAAQVKNLTDGIKTVGVPMVFAELTSNDKVLRTVANEAGVEISKDVLIADGIGEKGTPAGSYQGMLVYNTCTVVTGLGGECQPFE encoded by the coding sequence ATGTCAGGCTGCTTCCGACCCCAATCCCGCTCTGTCTGGGGCGCAATTGCCTTGGCGCTAGCCTTAGGTATCACGAGTTGTGCATCGACAAACACGTCCAACCCCGCTGAGGTGTCATCTGCGGAGACGACCGATCCTGAAGCTACAGCGGCAGTCGCTGCAGGAGAGAACCCAAGTATCGTGGCCTCCTATAGTGTGTTGTGCAGCATGGTCGAACAAATTGCGGCTGACGTTCTGGAGCCCGATTGTTTGATCAGCTATGACCGAGACCCGCACACTTACGAAGCGACGCCCTCTGATCGTCAAGCAATTGAGCAGGCAGATGCGGTTTTTTACGCTGGGCTTAATTTTGAACCCTCTATCATCCAGATGGCTGAGGCTACCACGACGCCAGCCCCAAAGGTTGCCGTCCATGAAGAAGCCGTTGGGGAGCTAATTGAAGTGGAGGGAGAAGGGGAAGTCGCGCCGGATCCTCACATCTGGCACGATGTAGAAAATGGCATCCGCATGGTGCAGCTAATCGAAGCCACCCTGTCAGGGGTTGACCCGACCAATGCTGAAACCTATACCCGCAATGCAACTGCCCTCATTAGCGAGTTAGAACGGCTTGATGTTTGGATCCCTGAACAAATCGCAACCATCCCTGAAAATCTTCGACGGTTAATCACGACCCACGATGCGATGAGCTATTACGCGCGGGCCTATGGGTTAACAGTGGAGGGAACGCTATTGGGCATTTCAACAGAAGAGGAGCCCACGGCAGCCCAGGTCAAAAATTTAACTGATGGTATCAAAACGGTCGGGGTCCCGATGGTGTTTGCTGAACTCACCTCAAACGATAAGGTTTTGAGGACGGTTGCCAATGAAGCCGGGGTGGAAATTTCCAAGGATGTGCTGATCGCAGACGGTATCGGCGAAAAGGGAACCCCGGCAGGAAGCTATCAGGGCATGCTGGTGTATAACACCTGCACCGTCGTGACAGGATTAGGGGGAGAATGTCAGCCCTTTGAATAG